In Thunnus maccoyii chromosome 3, fThuMac1.1, whole genome shotgun sequence, the following proteins share a genomic window:
- the glyctk gene encoding glycerate kinase: MARVLSLFRPQPFLALVGRRKPTLCKMSLDSRARKVFAAAVEAVQPDTVVRQSIERKDDSFIIDGHKFTLKHNLHLVGFGKAVLGMAAEAERIIGDHLVKGVISVPHGIQQTLQQHGKDHLLLKENSRIKVMEGAKHNLPDADAQKAAEGIAQLASELTEKDLLLVLISGGGSALLPAPIPPVSLQEKFEVTRKLAAAGATIQELNTVRRALSLLKGGGLAHCAHPAQVVALILSDVIGDPLDLIASGPTVRSDVWPEEVLSVLERYKLLNSVPASVKEVLGRSSPRWEENKDESDKAEHVRNVVIGSNSVALKCAGRRVRELGFRPVVLSPGVCGDVRSVSRLYGLLARFACSREEPPPEIAAEVLRLGPEVGVESWDLCRTMQVLGEGRTEGWGATCLLAGGEPTVELTGKGRGGRNQELALRVGLELRGLELPPKGPVFLSGGTDGQDGPTEAAGAITDGGLYEEAQAQGLDINNFLTNNDSFTFFTRLSSGQRLLSPGLTCTNVMDVHMLLIPPIPINIR; the protein is encoded by the exons ATGGCACgtgttctttctctcttccgGCCTCAGCCTTTTCTGGCCCTTGTGGGGAGGAGGAAACCAACGCTGTGTAAAATGTCATTGGACTCGCGGGCACGCAAGGTGTTTGCAGCAGCGGTGGAGGCTGTGCAGCCAGACACTGTAGTGCGACAGAGTATAGAGCGCAAGGACGACTCATTCATCATCGATGGTCACAAattcacactcaaacacaacCTGCATTTGGTGGGCTTTGGAAAAGCTGTACTGGGTATGGCTGCCGAGGCAGAGAGGATTATTGGGGATCACTTGGTGAAGGGGGTCATAAGCGTTCCACATGGGATTCAGCAGACATTGCAGCAGCATGGGAAAGA CCATCTGttgttaaaagaaaacagtCGCATCAAAGTAATGGAGGGAGCTAAACACAACCTGCCTGACGCTGACGCCCAGAAGGCAGCTGAAGGAATCGCCCAGTTAGCCAGCGAACTGACGGAGAAAGACTTGCTGCTTGTACTGATAtcag GTGGGGGCTCTGCGCTATTACCTGCACCCATCCCTCCAGTCTCGTTGCAAGAGAAATTTGAGGTTACCCGCAAACTTGCAGCTGCCGGTGCGACCATTCAGGAGCTGAACACTGTGCGTCGTGCCCTTTCTTTGTTAAAGGGTGGAGGACTCGCACATTGTGCTCACCCAGCACAG GTGGTTGCACTGATACTGTCCGACGTGATTGGAGATCCACTGGACTTGATAGCTAGCGGCCCTACAGTTCGGAGCGACGTGTGGCCTGAGGAAGTTCTGTCAGTTCTTGAGCGTTACAAGTTGTTGAACTCTGTACCAGCCTCGGTAAAGGAGGTCCTTGGGAGATCGAGTCCCCGGTGGGAGGAGAATAAGGATGAAAGCGATAAGGCAGAACATGTTCGCAATGTCGTGATCGGCTCCAACAGCGTTGCCCTCAAGTGTGCAGGTCGCCGGGTACGAGAGCTAGGTTTCCGCCCTGTTGTGCTGTCACCAGGAGTGTGTGGTGATGTAAGGTCGGTCTCCCGACTTTACGGCCTCCTGGCCCGCTTTGCCTGTTCTCGTGAGGAGCCTCCTCCTGAGATTGCTGCTGAGGTGCTGAGGCTGGGGCCTGAGGTTGGTGTAGAGAGCTGGGACCTGTGCCGTACCATGCAGGTCCTGGGTGAGGGGCGAACAGAAGGATGGGGTGCCACGTGTCTTTTAGCCGGGGGCGAGCCGACTGTGGAGCTGACAGGCAAAGGTCGAGGTGGTCGAAACCAGGAGCTGGCTCTACGAGTGGGACTAGAGCTCAGAGGTCTGGAGCTCCCGCCTAAGGGTCCTGTCTTTCTGAGTGGTGGAACTGATGGTCAAGATGGACCGACTGAGGCAGCAGGAGCCATCACTGATGGAGGGTTGTATGAAGAAGCCCAAGCACAGGGGCTGGACATCAACAACTTCCTTACCAACAATgattctttcacttttttcacacgTCTTTCCTCTGGGCAGCGTTTACTTTCACCTGGCTTAACCTGCACCAATGTGATGGATGTGCACATGCTGCTTATTCCACCAATTCCTATTAACATAAGATAA
- the tcta gene encoding T-cell leukemia translocation-altered gene protein homolog → MEEPWDFEFLSRIADSCLSFLSEFVDDWLANDMRVSIFKILLSWLIFSLIAIHFAWKVYGDTVNDMYYRQGTGQNGGTPDTVPHLSGWESTAGDTLKTHRD, encoded by the exons ATGGAGGAACCGTGGGACTTTGAGTTTTTATCCCGCATCGCCGACAGCTGCTTGTCGTTTCTCTCCGAGTTTGTGGACGACTGGCTCGCCAACGACATGAGAGTCTCCATATTCAAAATCTTATTAAGCTGGTTAATTTTTAGTCTCATCGCGATTCATTTTGCATGGAAGGTCTACGGGGATACAGTGAACGATATGTATTATCGACAAG GGACTGGACAAAACGGAGGCACACCTGATACTGTACCTCACCTGAGTGGATG GGAAAGCACAGCAGGAGACACCCTGAAGACTCATCGAGATTGA
- the mon1bb gene encoding vacuolar fusion protein MON1 homolog B has protein sequence MERDSHQEGEAQGVKICDPPSESNPPVYTLATSLSLLGNHMFPDPVEKSDSGTANKEEPADSFISDITAEEPSLDAEPHSNQVTKLDTDETENPECQNIASTQPPDRGAEDAVDNDQNDSGEFVVTMLAKAKLEEQGLGVKGRSSPLLEAGTQESPAFMSHRDEDVTAESWRQHRKHVFVLSEAGKPIYSRYGSEEALSSTMGVMMALVSFVQSGDNIIRSVYSEEHTVVFLQKGPLVLVCVSSSRQSEQQLRGELLYVYYQIISMLTQASISRIFEHKKNYDLRRLLAGSEKILDGLLNLVDSDPSFLLAAVHCLPLASSLRDSLSQILQKAITPNLVFSILIAKNQLLTIVQEKNVIEDSRLEPADVHLLLNLIGASSAFQAGEIWTPICLPLFNPDCYFYAYISYLDPPECTVCLLLLSTDKEAFYAVAECKRKIEEAMVAQNSLSLIAKAQSYSVSQVGVSDLRHFMYKPFDVPDNYRQLTQFTSPEMEAPYSSEEEKMRLLDLYRYMHSRIHSTSRPLKLIYHVAERETLLAWVTSKFELYTCFSPLVTKACAITAITKLLRWIKKEEDRLFIRYPPKYSTTPNPSKSSRGGKSDQQDSTDNGFLSLL, from the exons ATGGAGAGAGACAGTCATCAAGAAGGAGAGGCACAGGGAGTGAAGATTTGTGATCCTCCCTCTGAGAGCAATCCACcag tgtacACCTTGGCGacttctctctcccttttgGGTAATCACATGTTTCCTGATCCGGTGGAGAAAAGCGACAGTGGCACTGCAAACAAAGAGGAGCCTGcagattcattcatttcagaCATCACCGCAGAGGAGCCCAGTCTGGATGCAGAGCCTCATTCTAACCAGGTAACAAAGCTAGACACCGATGAGACGGAAAACCCTGAGTGTCAGAACATCGCATCCACCCAGCCACCTGACAGAGGAGCCGAGGATGCCGTGGACAATGACCAGAATGACTCTGGGGAGTTTGTTGTTACAATGCTGGCCAAGGCCAAGCTCGAGGAGCAGGGTTTAGGTGTGAAGGGGAGGTCATCTCCTTTGTTGGAGGCAGGCACCCAGGAATCTCCTGCATTTATGTCTCATCGTGACGAGGATGTGACAGCTGAAAGCTGGCGGCAGCACAGAAAGCATGTTTTTGTGCTTAGTGAAGCAGGCAAGCCCATCTATTCCCGGTACGGCAGTGAAGAGGCTCTTTCATCTACAATGGGAGTCATGATGGCACTGGTGTCTTTTGTCCAAAGTGGAGATAATATCATCCGCTCAGTGTATTCAG AGGAGCACACCGTGGTTTTCTTACAGAAAGGGCCTCTTGTGCTGGTGTGCGTCTCGAGCAGTCGTCAATCTGAGCAGCAGCTGCGTGGAGAGCTCCTCTATGTGTACTATCAGATCATCAGTATGCTCACCCAGGCCAGCATATCTCGCATCTTTGAACACAAGAAAAACTACGACCTGAGGAGACTACTGGCGGGCTCGGAGAAGATTCTGGATGGCCTTCTCAACCTGGTGGATTCGGACCCTAGCTTCCTGCTGGCTGCAGTGCACTGCTTGCCCCTAGCTTCTTCTCTCAGGGACTCTCTCAGCCAGATCCTGCAGAAAGCGATCACCCCCAACCTGGTATTCTCCATCCTCATTGCCAAGAACCAGCTACTCACCATCGTCCAAGAAAAAAACGTTATCGAGGACAGCAGGCTGGAGCCCGCTGACGTCCACCTCCTGCTCAACCTCATCGGAGCCTCTTCTGCCTTTCAGGCTGGGGAGATCTGGACTCCCAtctgcctccctctctttaATCCTGACTGTTACTTTTATGCATACATTTCTTACCTGGACCCTCCAGAATGCACCgtttgtttgctgctgctcTCAACAGACAAGGAAGCTTTCTACGCTGTGGCCGAGTGCAAGAGGAAGATAGAGGAGGCCATGGTGGCTCAAAACTCCCTGAGCCTCATCGCTAAAGCCCAGTCGTACAGCGTGAGCCAGGTGGGCGTCTCAGACCTCAGACACTTCATGTACAAGCCCTTTGATGTGCCAGACAACTACCGCCAGCTCACTCAATTCAccag CCCAGAGATGGAGGCACCATACAGCagtgaagaggagaaaatgagacTGCTGGATCTTTATCGTTATATGCACAGCCGCATCCACAGCACCTCACGACCCCTCAAGCTCATCTACCATGTCGCTGAGAGGGAAACTCTGCTAGCCTGG GTCACAAGTAAATTTGAGCTGTACACCTGCTTTAGTCCTCTGGTGACAAAGGCCTGTGCCATTACTGCTATCACTAAGCTTCTGAGGTGGATCAAAAAGGAGGAGGACCGCCTCTTCATCAGATACCCCCCAAAGTATTCAACCACCCCAAACCCCAGCAAGAGCTCTCGAGGTGGAAAATCTGACCAGCAAGACTCCACAGATAATGGCTTCTTATCTCTTCTATAA